From Solidesulfovibrio carbinoliphilus subsp. oakridgensis, the proteins below share one genomic window:
- a CDS encoding cyclic nucleotide-binding domain-containing protein produces the protein MSDDSWTRAELFAGLSAEELAAVRPWFDTVALPAGRDVIVEGEPGDDMFILVAGTVRVSKSMVLKGLDMPVLDAERAGKTLAELTDAQSPFFGEMALLDRDIRSARVACLTDCRFLRIDRDRFFAFLAKRPDIGVRLVTALARRLARVVRKNNVELVKLTTALALVLSRRAASRE, from the coding sequence ATGAGCGACGATTCCTGGACCCGGGCCGAGCTTTTCGCCGGCCTTTCGGCCGAGGAACTGGCGGCCGTGCGCCCCTGGTTCGACACGGTGGCGCTGCCGGCCGGCCGCGACGTCATCGTCGAGGGCGAGCCCGGGGACGACATGTTCATCCTGGTCGCCGGCACGGTGCGCGTCAGCAAGTCCATGGTGCTCAAAGGCCTGGACATGCCGGTCCTCGACGCCGAGCGGGCGGGCAAGACCCTGGCCGAGCTGACCGACGCCCAAAGCCCCTTTTTCGGGGAAATGGCCCTTTTGGACCGCGACATCCGCTCGGCCAGGGTGGCCTGCCTGACCGACTGCCGGTTTTTGCGCATCGACCGGGACCGTTTTTTCGCCTTCCTGGCCAAGCGGCCGGATATCGGCGTCCGGCTGGTCACGGCCCTGGCCCGGCGGCTGGCCCGGGTGGTGCGCAAAAACAACGTGGAACTGGTCAAGCTGACCACGGCCCTGGCCCTGGTCTTAAGCCGCCGGGCCGCGTCACGGGAGTAG
- a CDS encoding putative bifunctional diguanylate cyclase/phosphodiesterase, whose protein sequence is MIARTLETPCAAHALATNGLGGREPRILVVEDERIVALDLKAILRRLGYCLAGVAGSGAEALELCESLRPDLVLMDIFLKGDMDGVDAACRIQAESDIPVIFLTSHTDQVTLQRAKRSAPYGYVLKPVDENWLRTAVEVALFKHRTEQELKKSEQRYRELFAGMLNAFLLLEHMPAEDGPGDFRILDANPAFEKMTGLASSAVIGRTMRGIFPGIEAFWLETLEEAASSGRSVRFENFLSDCNLYFLAQAYSPQPGQVAVALEDVTERKHGEERLRYRTFHDALTGLPNRALCLDRITRAIERARRRANYIYALLFLDLDRFKLINDSLGHLAGDALLRRVADRLRREVRQLDTVARVGGDEFVVLLEEIASPADALRIVKAIREHLRVPFTVEGRQFYITASMGVVLGPADYDRPEELLQNAAIAMGSARTAGRGRVRVFDWSMRERAERVMDLETNLRLALDRGEFVVHYQPIFCLKTLAPRGVEALVRWKRSDGELVPPGEFIPAAEQSGLIIPLGALVLAEACRAFVRWRQTVLGQKPFFMSVNLSARQFTQPELVKQVVTTLRRESMPAADLKLEITESILMEHPESAMLKLRGLRELGVGIGIDDFGTGYSSLSYLQRFPIDTLKIDRGFVSGMEEHGNRVIVRSVVSLAHNLGYEVVAEGIETMGQLDDLAALGCDLGQGYYYARPLVEDRLLELLGRHGAEAAE, encoded by the coding sequence GTGATCGCCCGTACTCTGGAAACTCCGTGCGCGGCCCACGCGCTGGCCACAAACGGCCTCGGCGGCCGGGAGCCGCGCATCCTGGTGGTGGAGGACGAGCGCATCGTGGCCCTGGACCTCAAGGCCATCCTGCGCCGCCTCGGCTACTGCCTGGCCGGGGTTGCGGGCTCCGGGGCCGAGGCCTTGGAGCTGTGCGAGAGCCTGCGTCCGGACCTCGTCCTCATGGACATCTTCCTCAAGGGCGACATGGACGGGGTGGACGCCGCCTGCCGGATCCAGGCCGAGTCCGATATCCCGGTCATCTTCCTCACCTCCCACACCGACCAGGTCACGCTCCAGCGGGCCAAGCGGTCCGCGCCCTACGGCTATGTGCTCAAGCCCGTGGACGAGAACTGGCTGCGCACGGCCGTGGAAGTGGCCCTGTTCAAGCACCGCACCGAGCAGGAGCTCAAGAAAAGCGAGCAGCGCTACCGGGAACTGTTCGCCGGCATGCTAAACGCCTTCCTCCTCCTCGAACACATGCCGGCCGAGGACGGGCCCGGGGATTTCCGCATCCTCGACGCCAACCCGGCCTTCGAGAAGATGACCGGACTGGCCTCGTCCGCGGTCATCGGCCGCACCATGCGCGGCATCTTCCCGGGCATCGAGGCCTTCTGGCTCGAAACCCTGGAGGAGGCGGCCAGCTCCGGCCGGTCGGTGCGGTTCGAGAACTTCCTCTCCGACTGCAACCTGTATTTCCTGGCCCAGGCCTACAGCCCCCAGCCCGGCCAGGTGGCCGTGGCCCTGGAGGACGTGACCGAACGCAAGCACGGCGAGGAGCGGCTGCGCTACCGGACCTTCCACGACGCCCTGACCGGGCTCCCCAACCGGGCCCTGTGCCTGGACCGCATCACCCGGGCCATCGAACGGGCCAGGCGGCGGGCCAACTATATCTACGCCCTGCTCTTTCTCGATCTCGACCGGTTCAAGCTCATAAACGACAGCCTCGGCCATCTGGCTGGCGACGCGCTCCTGCGGCGGGTGGCCGACAGGCTGCGCCGCGAGGTCCGCCAGCTCGACACCGTGGCCCGGGTCGGCGGCGACGAGTTCGTGGTGCTTCTGGAGGAGATCGCCTCCCCGGCGGACGCGTTGCGCATCGTCAAGGCCATCCGCGAGCATCTGCGGGTGCCCTTTACCGTCGAGGGCCGGCAATTCTACATCACGGCCAGCATGGGCGTGGTCCTCGGGCCCGCCGACTACGACCGGCCCGAGGAGCTCCTGCAAAACGCGGCCATCGCCATGGGCAGCGCCCGCACCGCCGGCCGCGGCCGGGTCCGGGTCTTCGACTGGTCCATGCGGGAGCGGGCCGAGCGGGTCATGGACCTCGAAACCAACCTGCGCCTGGCCCTCGACCGGGGCGAATTCGTGGTCCACTACCAGCCGATCTTCTGCCTCAAAACCCTGGCCCCGCGCGGGGTCGAGGCGCTGGTCCGCTGGAAACGCAGCGACGGGGAGCTCGTGCCGCCGGGCGAATTCATTCCGGCCGCCGAGCAAAGCGGGCTCATCATTCCCCTTGGTGCCCTGGTCCTGGCCGAGGCCTGCCGGGCCTTTGTCCGCTGGCGGCAAACCGTCCTTGGCCAGAAGCCCTTTTTCATGTCCGTCAACCTCTCCGCCCGCCAGTTCACCCAGCCGGAGCTGGTCAAGCAGGTGGTGACGACCCTTCGCCGCGAGAGCATGCCCGCCGCCGACCTCAAGCTCGAGATCACGGAAAGCATCCTCATGGAGCACCCGGAGTCGGCCATGCTGAAGCTTCGGGGCCTGCGCGAGCTGGGCGTCGGCATCGGCATCGACGACTTCGGCACCGGTTATTCCTCGCTCTCCTATCTGCAGCGCTTCCCCATCGACACGCTCAAGATCGACCGGGGATTCGTCTCGGGCATGGAGGAGCACGGCAACCGGGTCATCGTCCGTTCGGTGGTCAGCCTGGCCCACAACCTGGGCTACGAGGTGGTGGCCGAGGGCATCGAGACCATGGGCCAGCTCGACGACCTGGCGGCGCTTGGCTGCGACCTGGGCCAGGGCTATTACTACGCCCGGCCCCTGGTCGAGGACCGGCTTCTGGAGCTTCTCGGCCGCCACGGGGCCGAGGCCGCCGAGTAG